A stretch of the Musa acuminata AAA Group cultivar baxijiao chromosome BXJ2-7, Cavendish_Baxijiao_AAA, whole genome shotgun sequence genome encodes the following:
- the LOC135616488 gene encoding leucine-rich repeat receptor-like serine/threonine-protein kinase BAM1 — protein sequence MLLLLSHLLFVFLFRPSAAAAAAGAVYAEEHHALLSIKSQLSDPGAALTAWDPATDHCAWSGVTCDRAAVVELDLSGRNLSGPLSPAFGSLRSLLRLSAAENSLSGPIPPALALLTVLRHLNLSNNLFDGSFPPALAGLADLRVLDLYNNNLTGPLPREVAALHQLRHLHLGGNFFSGSIPSEYGRWQFLEYLAVSGNELGGPIPPEIGNLSSLRELYIGYYNSYEGGLPPEIGNLSTLLRLDVANCGLSGRIPPEIGNLRILDSLFLQVNGLVGEIPLELGRLRSLKSMDLSNNALTGEIPPSFADLGNLTLLNLFRNKLFGAIPEFVGDLPELEVLQLWENNFTGSVPRRLGKNGRLQSLDLSSNKLTGSLPPDLCYGNKLQTLIALGNFLFGPIPESLGRCKSLSRIRMAENYLNGSIPRGLFSLPNLSQVELQDNLLTGGFPDTGRSPISPNLGQICLSNNRLTSPLPPSIANFFGLQKLLLNQNSFTGGIPPEVGRLQQLSKLDFSGNRFAGPIAPEISKCKLLTFVDLSRNELSGDIPEEIAAMRILNYLNLSRNHLEGQIPAAISTMQSLTQVDFSYNNLSGVVPGTGQFSYFNATSFVGNPDLCGAYLGLCRPGISNAGHSTGAKGSLSASSKLLLVIGLLLCSAAFAIAALFKARSLKKASEARAWKLTAFQRLEFTCDDVLNCLKEENIIGKGGAGIVYKGVMPNGEQVAVKRLPAMSRGGLSHDHGFNAEIQTLGRIRHRNIVRLLGFCSNHETNFLVYEYMPNGSLGEVLHGKKGGHLHWDTRYKIAVEAAKGLCYLHHDCSPLILHRDVKSNNILLDSNFEAHVADFGLARFLQDSGTSECMSAIAGSYGYIAPEYAYTLKVDEKSDVYSFGVVLLELVTGRKPVGEFGDGVDIVQWVREVTGLKKGEVTKILDPRLPTVPLHEVMHVFCVAMLCVEEHSVERPTMREVVQILTELPKPPPKQGGDTPTPRGDVSAPRYIIHETREQQQQPASDSLPSDLLSM from the exons ATGCTATTACTGCTCTCCCACCTCctcttcgtcttcctcttccgcccatccgcggcggcggcggccgccgGTGCCGTCTACGCCGAGGAGCACCATGCCCTACTCTCCATCAAGTCCCAACTCTCCGACCCCGGCGCCGCCCTTACCGCCTGGGACCCCGCCACCGACCACTGCGCCTGGTCCGGCGTCACCTGCGACCGCGCCGCTGTCGTGGAGCTCGACCTCTCCGGGCGCAACCTCTCCGGTCCCCTCTCCCCCGCCTTCGGCAGCCTCCGCTCCCTCCTCCGCCTCTCGGCCGCCGAAAACTCCCTCTCCGGCCCCATCCCCCCGGCTCTGGCCCTCCTCACCGTCCTCCGCCACCTCAACCTCTCCAACAACCTCTTCGATGGCTCCTTCCCCCCCGCCCTCGCCGGCCTCGCTGATCTCCGTGTCCTCGACCTCTACAACAACAATCTCACCGGGCCCCTCCCCCGCGAGGTGGCGGCGCTTCACCAGCTCCGCCACCTTCACCTCGGTGGCAACTTCTTCTCCGGCTCCATCCCCTCGGAGTACGGCCGCTGGCAGTTCCTCGAGTACCTCGCCGTCTCCGGCAACGAGCTCGGCGGACCAATCCCGCCGGAGATCGGCAACCTCTCCTCGCTCCGTGAGTTGTACATCGGCTACTACAACAGCTACGAGGGCGGTCTTCCGCCGGAGATCGGCAACCTGTCCACCCTGCTGCGCCTGGACGTCGCCAACTGCGGCCTCTCCGGCCGCATCCCGCCCGAGATCGGAAACCTCCGGATCCTCGACTCCCTCTTCCTCCAGGTGAACGGCCTCGTCGGCGAGATCCCGCTGGAGCTCGGCCGCCTCAGGAGCCTCAAGTCGATGGACCTCTCTAACAATGCCCTCACCGGAGAGATCCCGCCGAGCTTTGCTGACCTCGGAAACCTCACCCTTCTCAACCTCTTCCGCAACAAGCTCTTCGGCGCCATCCCGGAGTTCGTCGGCGATCTCCCCGAGCTCGAGGTGCTCCAGCTATGGGAGAACAACTTCACCGGGAGTGTCCCTCGCCGGCTCGGCAAGAACGGCCGCCTTCAGTCCCTAGACCTTTCGTCGAACAAGCTCACCGGATCGCTTCCCCCGGATCTCTGCTACGGCAACAAGCTCCAAACTTTGATCGCGCTGGGGAACTTCCTCTTCGGCCCGATACCGGAGTCCCTTGGCCGCTGCAAATCCTTGAGCCGCATCAGAATGGCGGAGAACTACCTCAACGGAAGCATTCCGAGAGGCCTCTTTAGCTTGCCCAATCTGTCTCAGGTTGAGCTCCAGGACAATCTCCTCACCGGCGGCTTCCCGGATACTGGGCGTTCCCCAATATCTCCAAATCTTGGGCAGATTTGTCTGTCCAACAACCGGCTCACCAGCCCTCTGCCGCCGTCCATCGCCAACTTTTTCGGCCTTCAGAAGCTGCTGCTGAACCAGAACTCGTTCACCGGCGGTATCCCACCGGAGGTCGGGAGGTTGCAGCAGCTCTCGAAGCTGGACTTCAGTGGCAACCGGTTTGCCGGCCCAATCGCTCCCGAGATCAGCAAGTGCAAGCTGCTGACTTTTGTCGATCTTAGCAGGAACGAACTGTCTGGCGACATTCCCGAAGAGATTGCGGCGATGCGCATCTTGAATTACCTCAATCTGTCGAGGAATCATCTCGAGGGCCAAATCCCGGCGGCCATCTCCACAATGCAGAGCCTGACGCAGGTGGACTTCTCTTACAACAACCTCTCCGGCGTCGTCCCAGGCACCGGCCAGTTTAGCTACTTCAACGCCACTTCCTTCGTCGGCAACCCGGACCTCTGTGGCGCTTATCTCGGGCTATGCCGACCTGGCATCTCCAATGCAGGACATTCGACTGGCGCCAAAGGCTCCCTCTCAGCCTCCTCCAAGCTTCTGCTTGTCATTGGCCTTCTTCTCTGTTCTGCTGCTTTTGCCATCGCCGCCCTCTTCAAGGCCCGATCTTTGAAGAAAGCGAGCGAGGCTCGTGCGTGGAAGCTCACCGCGTTCCAGCGGCTTGAATTCACTTGCGATGATGTGTTGAACTGTTTGAAGGAGGAAAACATCATAGGCAAAGGAGGGGCTGGGATAGTTTACAAGGGTGTCATGCCCAATGGTGAACAGGTTGCGGTGAAGAGGCTCCCTGCGATGAGTCGAGGAGGATTGTCGCACGACCATGGGTTCAATGCGGAGATACAGACTCTGGGGAGGATCCGTCACCGGAACATTGTAAGGCTGCTGGGCTTTTGCTCGAACCACGAGACCAATTTCCTGGTCTATGAGTACATGCCTAATGGGAGCCTTGGGGAGGTTCTCCATGGGAAGAAGGGTGGGCATTTGCATTGGGACACAAGGTATAAGATTGCGGTGGAGGCAGCCAAGGGTCTCTGCTACCTCCATCATGATTGCTCGCCATTGATCCTCCACCGGGATGTCAAGTCCAACAATATTCTCTTGGATTCCAACTTTGAAGCTCATGTGGCTGATTTTGGACTGGCCAGGTTCTTGCAGGACTCGGGCACCTCCGAATGCATGTCTGCTATTGCCGGTTCTTATGGTTACATAGCTCCAG AGTATGCTTACACCCTTAAGGTGGATGAGAAGAGCGATGTTTACAGCTTCGGAGTGGTGCTTCTGGAACTGGTTACGGGGAGGAAGCCCGTTGGTGAATTTGGCGATGGGGTTGACATTGTTCAATGGGTTAGAGAGGTGACAGGCTTGAAGAAGGGAGAGGTGACCAAGATCTTGGACCCGAGGCTTCCGACGGTTCCCCTCCACGAGGTGATGCATGTGTTTTGTGTCGCAATGCTCTGCGTGGAGGAGCACAGCGTCGAGCGGCCTACGATGAGGGAAGTTGTTCAAATCCTAACGGAGCTCCCAAAACCACCACCAAAGCAGGGAGGAGACACTCCCACTCCCAGAGGTGATGTATCGGCGCCGCGATATATCATCCACGAAACTAGAGAGCAGCAACAGCAACCAGCTTCAGATTCACTCCCATCAGATCTCCTTAGCATGTAA
- the LOC135582634 gene encoding transcription factor bHLH18-like isoform X2: MEAPWNDWFAQSGIDESNLLHRWEITSTHEDTPPVAPAPGRGFRQSLSSESQTSHPVPAGLVAGSRLTTRGIISWNFLANEDMDPDASFPAPLLHVPGVSTKPKEEMRVPAAGGKHEAVLHRGATTVNAQAQEHIIAERNRREKLNQKFIALSAIIPGLKKADKASVLGDAVRYVKELEARVKTLEDQNVKRTVESVVLVKKSQPSAADADADADDDGSSSDENFDAQPSQKPFPEIEAKVSGKTVLMRIHCENRKGVIVKILSEIESINLTIINTNVMPFLGSSINVTVTAQIEEEFSMTVKDLVRKLGSALS, translated from the exons ATGGAGGCACCCTGGAACGACTGGTTTGCACAAAGT GGAATCGATGAGTCTAACCTTCTCCACCGGTGGGAAATAACATCAACCCATGAAGACACACCACCGGTTGCACCGGCGCCCGGGAGAGGCTTCCGGCAGTCCCTCTCTTCCGAGAGCCAAACCTCGCATCCTGTTCCGGCAGGCCTCGTTGCGGGATCAAGACTGACTACTCGAGGGATCATCAGCTGGAATTTCCTGGCCAACGAAGACATGGATCCCGATGCCTCATTCCCAGCACCTCTTCTACATGTTCCCGGGGTATCTACGAAGCCAAAGGAAGAGATGAGGGTTCCGGCTGCTGGTGGCAAGCATGAAGCTGTTCTTCACCGGGGAGCGACGACTGTCAACGCTCAAGCTCAAGAGCACATCATCGCCGAGAGAAACCGGCGGGAGAAGCTCAACCAGAAGTTCATTGCACTTTCGGCGATAATCCCTGGGCTTAAAAAG GCGGACAAGGCTTCTGTTCTTGGAGATGCAGTGCGATACGTGAAAGAACTGGAGGCAAGAGTGAAGACCCTGGAAGACCAGAACGTGAAGAGGACTGTGGAATCCGTGGTCCTCGTCAAGAAGTCCCAGCCCTCTGctgctgatgctgatgctgatgctgatgatgatggttcctcctccgatgagaacTTTGATGCACAACCATCACAGAAGCCTTTTCCTGAGATCGAAGCCAAGGTTTCCGGGAAGACGGTGCTGATGAGAATTCACTGCGAGAACCGCAAAGGGGTTATCGTGAAGATCCTATCCGAGATCGAGAGCATCAATCTCACCATAATCAATACCAATGTCATGCCATTTCTTGGCTCCTCTATCAACGTAACAGTGACAGCACAG ATAGAAGAGGAATTCTCAATGACGGTGAAGGATCTTGTGAGGAAGCTGGGATCTGCTTTGAGCTAG
- the LOC103990981 gene encoding uncharacterized protein LOC103990981, whose translation MDPCPFVRVVVGNLALKVAVAAPPAGAGVHPSAAPCFAKIRLDKFPRQTLAVPLVPHDEPPATPTSDASVAARFHLSKDDLARIAGKPSFFASHGGCARLKVSVYTGRRGRTCGVSSGRLLGKVTMPLDLKGALAESGAGKPVAFHSGWVSLGKNKFRLAKGTSSSPSSSEAHLYLTVKAEQDPRFVFEFDGEPECSPQVFQVQGNMRQPVFTCKFSCRIAGDGKLSTRSVLSEPGNSRSWLTSFGSERERPVKERKGWSVTVHDLSGSPVALASMVTPFVPSSGTDRVSRSNPGAWLVLRPGEGTWKPWGRLEAWRERGGAGSGDGLGYRFELLPEAAMGAGVTLAESTLSAAKGGQFTIDLIEVSGTPVSRSVSPGCSPRVGGDLGYALWPCSSYRGFVMSSTVSGERRSGRPTVEVGVQHVGCSEDAAAFVALGAAVDLSMDACRLFSHNLRKELSAPDSSR comes from the exons ATGGATCCGTGCCCGTTCGTTCGGGTCGTCGTCGGTAACCTGGCGTTGAAGGTAGCTGTGGCAGCGCCGCCCGCCGGGGCCGGCGTCCACCCTTCCGCCGCCCCTTGCTTCGCCAAGATCCGCCTCGACAAGTTTCCCCGCCAGACCCTCGCCGTCCCCCTCGTCCCCCACGACGAACCCCCCGCCACCCCCACCTCGGATGCCTCCGTCGCCGCCCGGTTCCACCTTTCCAAGGACGACCTCGCCCGGATCGCGGGCAAGCCGTCCTTCTTCGCCTCCCATGGCGGCTGCGCCAGGCTTAAGGTCTCCGTTTACACCGGCAGGAGGGGCAGAACATGTGGGGTGAGCTCTGGGCGGCTCCTGGGTAAGGTCACGATGCCGCTGGACCTGAAGGGGGCCTTGGCGGAGAGCGGAGCGGGCAAGCCTGTGGCGTTCCATAGCGGATGGGTCTCCCTTGGCAAGAATAAATTCAGGCTTGCGAAAGGCACCTCTTCCTCGCCATCGTCCTCGGAGGCGCACTTGTATCTGACGGTGAAGGCAGAGCAGGATCCTCGGTTCGTGTTCGAGTTCGACGGTGAACCGGAGTGCAGCCCTCAGGTGTTCCAGGTGCAGGGCAATATGAGACAGCCAGTATTCACTTGCAAGTTCAGCTGCCGCATTGCCGGCGACGGCAAATTGAGCACTAG ATCGGTGCTTTCGGAGCCAGGGAACTCGAGGAGTTGGCTTACATCGTTCGGATCGGAGCGGGAGCGGCCGGTGAAAGAGCGGAAGGGGTGGTCGGTGACGGTCCATGATCTCTCCGGATCGCCGGTGGCCCTTGCCTCCATGGTGACCCCCTTCGTCCCCTCCTCTGGTACCGACCGGGTGAGCCGCTCCAATCCCGGCGCATGGCTGGTGCTCCGGCCCGGGGAAGGCACATGGAAGCCGTGGGGGCGCCTCGAGGCCTGGCGCGAGCGCGGCGGCGCCGGCTCCGGTGATGGCCTCGGTTACCGTTTCGAACTCCTCCCCGAGGCCGCCATGGGTGCCGGCGTCACCCTCGCCGAGTCCACCCTCAGCGCAGCCAAGGGCGGCCAGTTTACCATCGACCTAATCGAAGTATCCGGCACCCCCGTCAGCCGGTCGGTCTCGCCGGGGTGCAGCCCCAGGGTTGGCGGCGACTTGGGCTACGCGCTGTGGCCCTGCTCGAGCTACCGCGGGTTCGTGATGTCCTCGACGGTTTCCGGCGAGAGGCGGAGCGGACGCCCGACGGTGGAGGTAGGCGTGCAGCACGTGGGATGCAGCGAGGACGCCGCCGCCTTCGTGGCGCTCGGTGCCGCCGTCGACCTGAGCATGGACGCCTGCCGCCTCTTCTCCCACAATCTCCGGAAGGAGCTGAGCGCGCCAGACTCGTCGCGTTGA
- the LOC135582634 gene encoding transcription factor bHLH18-like isoform X1, whose amino-acid sequence MSNSSADLVLREKHLCGSFLSMPNLQGIDESNLLHRWEITSTHEDTPPVAPAPGRGFRQSLSSESQTSHPVPAGLVAGSRLTTRGIISWNFLANEDMDPDASFPAPLLHVPGVSTKPKEEMRVPAAGGKHEAVLHRGATTVNAQAQEHIIAERNRREKLNQKFIALSAIIPGLKKADKASVLGDAVRYVKELEARVKTLEDQNVKRTVESVVLVKKSQPSAADADADADDDGSSSDENFDAQPSQKPFPEIEAKVSGKTVLMRIHCENRKGVIVKILSEIESINLTIINTNVMPFLGSSINVTVTAQIEEEFSMTVKDLVRKLGSALS is encoded by the exons ATGTCAAACTCTTCTGCAGACCTTGTTCTTCGAGAGAAACATCTTTGTGGTAGTTTTCTATCCATGCCTAATCTGCAGGGAATCGATGAGTCTAACCTTCTCCACCGGTGGGAAATAACATCAACCCATGAAGACACACCACCGGTTGCACCGGCGCCCGGGAGAGGCTTCCGGCAGTCCCTCTCTTCCGAGAGCCAAACCTCGCATCCTGTTCCGGCAGGCCTCGTTGCGGGATCAAGACTGACTACTCGAGGGATCATCAGCTGGAATTTCCTGGCCAACGAAGACATGGATCCCGATGCCTCATTCCCAGCACCTCTTCTACATGTTCCCGGGGTATCTACGAAGCCAAAGGAAGAGATGAGGGTTCCGGCTGCTGGTGGCAAGCATGAAGCTGTTCTTCACCGGGGAGCGACGACTGTCAACGCTCAAGCTCAAGAGCACATCATCGCCGAGAGAAACCGGCGGGAGAAGCTCAACCAGAAGTTCATTGCACTTTCGGCGATAATCCCTGGGCTTAAAAAG GCGGACAAGGCTTCTGTTCTTGGAGATGCAGTGCGATACGTGAAAGAACTGGAGGCAAGAGTGAAGACCCTGGAAGACCAGAACGTGAAGAGGACTGTGGAATCCGTGGTCCTCGTCAAGAAGTCCCAGCCCTCTGctgctgatgctgatgctgatgctgatgatgatggttcctcctccgatgagaacTTTGATGCACAACCATCACAGAAGCCTTTTCCTGAGATCGAAGCCAAGGTTTCCGGGAAGACGGTGCTGATGAGAATTCACTGCGAGAACCGCAAAGGGGTTATCGTGAAGATCCTATCCGAGATCGAGAGCATCAATCTCACCATAATCAATACCAATGTCATGCCATTTCTTGGCTCCTCTATCAACGTAACAGTGACAGCACAG ATAGAAGAGGAATTCTCAATGACGGTGAAGGATCTTGTGAGGAAGCTGGGATCTGCTTTGAGCTAG
- the LOC135616487 gene encoding uncharacterized protein LOC135616487 — protein sequence MMRQASSRNQRNKGLRLTNVLQICLLAAVCFWLLYQLKHSYDKKKALDEQNPRILNNVEDSQPGFIDLGRKDLPRDKMMISGDKIHNKEEENDEIEEDEDRDAQRVMEDEEAKGVGDDGIDEEDNEQVDEQDDQERGDEETEDGEDSMNEENKEDQVDEAEFLDGREHEESSSQEAHEESYKRDDASSAVHRENQVTGTEDKNDSVDEEQLKNDEMEVETIHTTSRKDDGLNDHNNMSVALVVAISNDTIQNNSLTINSAAAAAERIVQELSSADNQTRLQANSTIESASYHQVKLQTDSPIDVADNAAEGKTHTLLLENGTLIRSSNDDQNITTGLGSPEEDNSNLKSVVEEQPKKSNTNIGQDNLEELSTVSLAVNENGDAVEGDSAGSSHRMVIDEERDARIDLSTLPDVQIDVKNIEDEAAE from the coding sequence ATGATGAGGCAGGCATCTAGTAGGAACCAGAGGAACAAAGGTTTAAGATTGACAAATGTTCTTCAGATTTGCCTCTTGGCTGCTGTCTGCTTCTGGTTGCTTTATCAGCTTAAGCATTCTTATGACAAGAAAAAGGCACTGGATGAACAGAATCCGAGGATTTTGAACAATGTAGAGGACAGCCAGCCGGGTTTTATAGACCTTGGTAGGAAGGACCTCCCTCGCGACAAGATGATGATCTCTGGGGATAAGATCCATAACAAGGAAGAAGAAAATGATGAAATTGAAGAGGATGAAGATCGGGACGCTCAACGAGTGATGGAGGATGAAGAAGCAAAAGGGGTTGGAGATGATGGGATCGATGAGGAAGATAATGAGCAAGTCGATGAGCAGGATGATCAAGAGAGAGGAGATGAGGAAACTGAGGATGGGGAAGATTCCATGAATGAAGAAAACAAGGAAGACCAAGTTGATGAAGCAGAGTTCCTGGATGGCCGAGAGCATGAGGAAAGTTCTTCCCAGGAGGCTCATGAAGAAAGTTATAAAAGAGATGATGCTTCCAGTGCTGTGCATCGAGAAAACCAAGTGACTGGAACAGAAGATAAAAATGACAGTGTGGACGAGGAGCAACTGAAGAATGATGAAATGGAAGTAGAGACAATACATACTACTAGCAGAAAGGATGATGGTCTCAACGACCATAATAATATGAGTGTTGCTCTTGTAGTTGCCATAAGCAATGATACCATTCAGAATAATAGCCTCACCATAAatagtgctgctgctgctgctgaaagaATTGTGCAAGAGCTTTCTTCTGCTGACAATCAAACAAGGCTGCAGGCCAACTCTACGATAGAAAGTGCATCTTACCATCAAGTGAAGCTTCAAACTGATTCACCAATAGACGTTGCTGACAATGCAGCTGAAGGAAAAACTCACACTCTGTTGCTCGAGAATGGAACTCTTATAAGAAGCTCAAATGATGATCAAAATATAACAACTGGATTGGGAAGTCCAGAAGAGGATAACTCCAACTTGAAAAGTGTGGTGGAGGAACAACCTAAGAAGTCCAACACAAACATTGGGCAAGATAACTTGGAGGAACTCTCAACTGTTTCTCTTGCTGTCAATGAAAATGGAGATGCAGTTGAGGGAGACTCAGCTGGTTCTTCGCATAGAATGGTCATTGATGAAGAAAGGGATGCACGTATCGATTTATCGACCTTACCTGATGTCCAAATTGATGTAAAGAACATAGAAGATGAAGCTGCAGAATAA